AGTTTATCCCGCCGCGCTTCGTAAGATTCTTCCTTTACTTCAGAGAGCTTCCGGGTACGGcgaagaatctttttttgttttcctatCATTCTCGCCCGTCCCACGCGTCGAGCTTGTTCTCGTTCTTGTATAAAGTAATGCAATCGTAATTCATCGCGGAGTCGTAGCCGGGTACGCGACGGAAATTCAttaaagcgaaagaaaaggaactgAATTGGGACACTAACGTCCTTATAATACGGATACTCGAACGAAAGTGAGTGCGAATAGGAAGGATACGTTCGCTACGAAGGTCGACTACGCCAATCTAATTTTCCACGTCATTGGTAAAAGTCTCGATCGAGCGAGACCCCCATTTCATTGGCGAGACCACCGTTGATCGTTAGGAATCACGCGTTACGTTTTTGTCCGACTTATCGAGcgaaaaatcgttttaattgCGTAGCTCGTAGCGTCGAGCTTCGACGATTCTACCTGAGGTTTCTTTTCGCGCGTACCCGGCTATACTTTTCGTTGTTACATTCTATCGTATACTCGTATTTCTACTCTACCGTACAATACCATATGCGTTGTAttacgtatttctttctttgttttctttgccGATAAGATCTTTATCGACTTCGCAATGTTTGCGTCTCGATGAAACACCGTCGTTCCTTGCATAAAAGCGTCGCAGAGTTAAGACTAAACGCGCtcgaaatctctttttttttttttttgtttttgcgtACGAAACAGGAGCGATCTTTCGGAAGAGCTTTCCAAAGCGTCGACGGTCTTTAACGCCGAGGCATATTGTTTATGGTGCTTCGGGCAAGACCAAAGGAAAAGGAagcaaaggaagaaagatgagCTTTCGATCCACCGACGTTGAAGAATCGACGTtacataatagaaaaatatagcaTAACCCTTGCGCGTAGTTAGTGTATCTTCGCTTATCGTTGGTGTACCCTGCGCATCGACCGACCGCTATCTTGCGTTCTTGCTAACTCGTACCAAATATCCCCTCGTaggtgtgtacgtgtacgcaGTACGCGTATTGCGTACTTTTCAAGCCGTAGCAAAATGGTCGAGCTATATAAAgcattttctttgtattatacTGTAAAGTACTCGAAgcataataaagatataagatGTGTATCTTACTCGTCGTCCGTTAAATCAAAGCGTACCCTCACATGTATTCCGTTGAAAAACCTCAGCTAAAGGTTTAAATCTTGAATAAAGAGAGATTTCGTTTCGAGCTTTCTCCTAACGACGAATGTATAATGACGacgatgtaaataataaatgcttTTGGCCTTGATTGGAACACGCGCGAGTAAGAAGGTTATGACGAGTagcgatcgatggatcgatcggaAACTATCGAATCTGATCGGTCGAATGACcgaggaaaggaaggagagaaacgtCAGCTCGATTCGTTCGGTGAGTATTCTCGTAAACGCTTGTCCTTCAGCAAACACGATGAGGTTCGGAAGGAGGCGCATGGTGCCACGTTAATcggggaagaagaaaaaagagaaaaagaaaaagaaaagagaaataagaaaacagcGGCGCGACAGCATCGAGGCGATTATGAAATTTCTGCCTTTCGTTTTCGGCGCGGTCGGGCTGGAATGCGTCGACGCGAAGATGTGGAATGACGGTGACAGTAAGTGAAAGCGACGGATAATCGATCTCGACTTCCTCGTTTCTCGCTTCCAGATCATTCGGACGAGACCTTCCGCATCTTCGTTTGGATAGCTCGTCTCAAGCGTTTTTCCCTGATCGCCTTCATGCTGCTCAGCGTGCTGCTTTATTACGTGCCCGAGTCTCGTTCTCGTGAGtagcgaaaaaaaaggacgactggtttttataaaaaaaaattaatcgcgatgagtaaaagagatagacgatTTAAACGACAAAGGGGCGACAAACTTAGGAGAgtttaaaaaacatatatctCCGTATATGTTCATAGACGTACGAAAGGCTTGTTGCTTCTTGATCGATTTCGTGGCGGATGGATTGAAATTCGCGCTTCGCGCCACCGACAGTGATTACCGAAAGAAGATGAGAGTTAAGAGACGAAGATTACAAAACGAGCAAGAGAATCAACGGAGAAGGCGTACATgcgagaaaaacaaaattccgACGAACGAAGGGCCATCTTGGTCGGTCTTTGACGCGGCTCGACCGCCGTTGGACCGTTCTCGAGCGAgctcgttcgaacgattattCAAACGACGAATGGTATCACTTTCCAGGTATCGAGAGATCGCGAAACCGCGTTCGAGGCGTTTCGGTCAAGATGAGAAGTATCAAAGTCGTCGCCGGGATCAACGACGTTATCGCGAGTTCATGGGGAACGACGGAGGGTCACCGGAGAGCTGCCTCGAGTTGTTGTCGCCTTTCCTACAAAATCAATACCAACAGAGGCGTGCCGTGATGACGCGGAACGACGTGTGTTCCGTTCGTCTGAAGAAGGAATACGATCGCACGGTTGACAATCCGCTTAAATATCGGGAGGATCTTTCCTACCCGACTCGGCAATTCCCCTTCGAGTACGAGGAAGATTACGCGCCGGTCGATACGGTTAATACATTcgcttttctcccttctttcgtTCGCACGCACAGTTTCGCCGAACCAGATATTCTCCTTTCTGTTACAGGATGTACCCACGAATTATTACGATTCGCCGTGCGGCAGGTgagcgaaggaaaaagattattcCACCGAGTCACGGACAATGATCGCGCAATATTTTCGTTTAGGTTCGACCAAAACGTCGCCGACATCGCGACCTATCGGTTGCGAGAGATTATAGGCGACAACAAATTCTTCGCCAAGAGGGAGGAgagatcgatcgtcgatcttAAAGGAGAGACGGTCCGTAAGAGACAAATATCGGGGCTACGACAAATGCACGGTGATACGATACCGGAGAGGTCGTACAACGAAAGCTCGTACACCAGTTTAGAAGCGGAAGCGGACGACGAGAATTCTCAATGCGGAAATGAAATTGCGACGGGGACGAActtttcgaaggaaagaaacgtcGAGGAAGCAACGACGAGTACGTCGATGGCACGGCGAACGATCGGAGGATATCATAGCTCGTCTTCCAGCGAAACTTTATTCTCGTCGAGACGATGCGTCGCACGagaatagtttcttttttctttttttccttttttcattacgACGGATGTGCAACGGGGTATCGTcatcttttaataaatcgtaGTAAAGCGAGTTCGGGGttggagggagggagagggagggagggagagagggcgtacaaacgaacaaaatatTCTCACGTTGACGCGTTCCTATAAAAGAAGTAAGACGAGGCAAACGAATTTCccgagaaaggagaaagattaACGAATCGGATTGTCGGTTATTCAGATCCCGCGGGAAACTTCCTCTCGCGTGCCGTAAAGTGGACCTTCGGAGGATGTTCGGGAACTTGTCGACGTCTCTCGCCGAAGTcggggaaggaagaaaaatagtcGGAAAGGAAGAGACTCGCGAAAAAGTCAGCGGCGTCATGGACGAGTGGCTCTGCTTCTAGCAAGAAACGCGAAGCAGAACGGGTTACGGCCGATAAACGCGACCTCCTGCCTTACCAATCGCCATAGGTTATACGCTCACGCgcgagaaattaaaaataggaCCAGACGAAAGTCGCGCTTTGCTTTCATTTCTCCGATGCTTGTCAAATTTTATGTCACGCGCTGTtacaatagatatttttacggactcttttaaaatttgtaattttctatcgttttcacGACGTTAGAAATAGTCGATGCCGAGACTCGTCGGTCGACGTTGCGAAAAAGGAGAACGTAGCAAACGACTAAGGCGCGTTGCTTCGTTTGGTCAAATTTGTTCGCTCGATCGAGAGCAAACGTTATTTCTCGTGAGAATTATCGATGCGAGAGGATGCGTCACGCTCGTAAAGTTTTGGCGCGAGCGTTAAACTCGtgctcgaacgaagaaaagtcgACTCCGTGAATCGGCGAGAGGGTTGGTTCGCGCGTCCACTcgcgtgctctctctctccctctcgagTTACCGGAAGTGAGCTATCGCGCGCCTAGTATTCGTGGCTTAAGAGCAATAAAGGACGTCGGTCTCCGGCGACGagcgaacgaagagagaaaacgggCCGAGACAGTCGAGCGGAGGC
The window above is part of the Vespula pensylvanica isolate Volc-1 chromosome 16, ASM1446617v1, whole genome shotgun sequence genome. Proteins encoded here:
- the LOC122634989 gene encoding uncharacterized protein LOC122634989; translated protein: MKFLPFVFGAVGLECVDAKMWNDGDNHSDETFRIFVWIARLKRFSLIAFMLLSVLLYYVPESRSHVRKACCFLIDFVADGLKFALRATDSDYRKKMRVKRRRLQNEQENQRRRRTCEKNKIPTNEGPSWYREIAKPRSRRFGQDEKYQSRRRDQRRYREFMGNDGGGVP
- the LOC122634875 gene encoding uncharacterized protein LOC122634875, with translation MTRNDVCSVRLKKEYDRTVDNPLKYREDLSYPTRQFPFEYEEDYAPVDTDVPTNYYDSPCGRFDQNVADIATYRLREIIGDNKFFAKREERSIVDLKGETVRKRQISGLRQMHGDTIPERSYNESSYTSLEAEADDENSQCGNEIATGTNFSKERNVEEATTNPAGNFLSRAVKWTFGGCSGTCRRLSPKSGKEEK